In one Dermacentor albipictus isolate Rhodes 1998 colony chromosome 4, USDA_Dalb.pri_finalv2, whole genome shotgun sequence genomic region, the following are encoded:
- the LOC139059079 gene encoding uncharacterized protein isoform X2: MKGTMFQEEGYVRNVMYNDVSAESTCGLLRSICLPSMKGGYYIVHAAISKASGSILAGHCLCPAGLSGTCQHFVGLILHAIHLAQKDAATCTEVPCAWIVPAQVKKHEPPLPLQDITFHTRKHEGAKRRRFDPLPGLSPSDPSLLAADLEKVAANCLLLHYMSKENSGESLDEHSPSEVAPEASDTPLVPDIEDIHSETCQRLIQESYTGPLGGQQSSSRVNDWTGRKSNLAHGADWSANCLNV; this comes from the exons ATGAAAGGAACgatgttccaagaagaaggatacgTGCGCAACGTCATGTACAACGACGTGTCAGCAGAATCCACGTGCGGACTTTTGCGTAGTATCTGCCTACCGTCAATGAAAGGCGGCTATTACATCGTGCACGCCGCGATTTCCAAGGCGTCGGGCTCCATCCTGGCTGGTCATTGCCTCTGCCCCGCAGG cctgagcggcacatgccaacattttgttgggttaatccttcatgccattcacttggcgcaaaaggatgcggcaacgtgcacggaagttccatgtgcttggattgttcctgcccaag tcaaaaagcatgagccacctctgcctctgcaagacatcacttttcacacaaggaaacatgaaggtGCGAAAAGGCGGCGGTTTGATCCACTGCCAGGGCTCTCACCGAGTGACCCATCTCTGCTTGCTGCCGATCTCGAAAAGGTGGCAGCAAACTGCCTGCTTCTCCATTATATGAGCAAAGAAAACTCAGGAGAATCACTT gatgaacacagtcccagtgaagtggcaccagaagcttcagacactccactggtcccagacattgaagacatccacagtgagacctgtcaaagactcatacaagagag CTATACAGGCCCTCTCGGTGGACAGCAGAGCAGTTCTCGAGTCAACGATTGGACAGGCCGCAAATCCAACCTGGCACATGGAGCGGATTGGTCGGCTAACTGCctcaatgtttaa
- the LOC139059079 gene encoding uncharacterized protein isoform X1, whose amino-acid sequence MKGTMFQEEGYVRNVMYNDVSAESTCGLLRSICLPSMKGGYYIVHAAISKASGSILAGHCLCPAGLSGTCQHFVGLILHAIHLAQKDAATCTEVPCAWIVPAQVKKHEPPLPLQDITFHTRKHEGAKRRRFDPLPGLSPSDPSLLAADLEKVAANCLLLHYMSKENSGESLDEHSPSEVAPEASDTPLVPDIEDIHSETCQRLIQERFDAIQALSVDSRAVLESTIGQAANPTWHMERIGRLTASMFKRIVWCLCSSANISCMFCANCCSVNE is encoded by the exons ATGAAAGGAACgatgttccaagaagaaggatacgTGCGCAACGTCATGTACAACGACGTGTCAGCAGAATCCACGTGCGGACTTTTGCGTAGTATCTGCCTACCGTCAATGAAAGGCGGCTATTACATCGTGCACGCCGCGATTTCCAAGGCGTCGGGCTCCATCCTGGCTGGTCATTGCCTCTGCCCCGCAGG cctgagcggcacatgccaacattttgttgggttaatccttcatgccattcacttggcgcaaaaggatgcggcaacgtgcacggaagttccatgtgcttggattgttcctgcccaag tcaaaaagcatgagccacctctgcctctgcaagacatcacttttcacacaaggaaacatgaaggtGCGAAAAGGCGGCGGTTTGATCCACTGCCAGGGCTCTCACCGAGTGACCCATCTCTGCTTGCTGCCGATCTCGAAAAGGTGGCAGCAAACTGCCTGCTTCTCCATTATATGAGCAAAGAAAACTCAGGAGAATCACTT gatgaacacagtcccagtgaagtggcaccagaagcttcagacactccactggtcccagacattgaagacatccacagtgagacctgtcaaagactcatacaagagaggtttgatg CTATACAGGCCCTCTCGGTGGACAGCAGAGCAGTTCTCGAGTCAACGATTGGACAGGCCGCAAATCCAACCTGGCACATGGAGCGGATTGGTCGGCTAACTGCctcaatgtttaaaagaattgtgtggtgtttgtgtagctctgcgaacattagttgcatgttttgtgctaactgttgcagcgttaacgaatga
- the LOC139059078 gene encoding uncharacterized protein isoform X1, translating to MPMSCVAYGCSSRDSPSRTVRFFRFPSVKRDRQRREAWIRAVKRQDAQGRPWQPSAASRLCGKHFVTGAPSPSPRHPDFIPTLFVYTDQFRKKDAVDRHVRTAARSKRKTGAPPTAGTEVSGQGGTCKGLSDGEPDTSCVQGADSSFDEEGAADALLLLATSPMLTEPQEVLEPTPLSREENTDHLLTENVALQRKVRDLELQCRKLKRCTFSVDTIHKSSFKFYTGLQSKEQFEALFKHIEKNAERMVYWDGGKTQAKERQLSKREELFMVLYRLRTGVCAKEVARIFGISQSCLSRIFCTWVIFLDKELSALTRFPTLAEIKRHMPMAFSDFSNTRVILDCTEVRIQRPSKLQAQRHTFSSYKHYNTFKALVGVTPDGYVSFVPDLWGGHVSDSEVVEKSGLLGLLDAGDGVMVDKGFRLEGVFPPSIQIHMPPFKMGNQLSASDVIATRKIAGARIHVERVIRRIKEFHFLDKPLPINMLDIIDSIFRTCAFLCNFLQPIISINNENK from the exons atgccaatgtcgtgtgtcgcgtacggctgcagttcacgtgacagtcccagcaggacagtgcggtttttccgatttccgtcggtaaaacgagatcgacagcgccgtgaagcctggattagggctgtgaagcggcaagatgcgcaagggcgtccatggcagccgtcagcagcatctcgactctgcgggaagcactttgtgacag GGGCACCTTCACCGTCACCCAGACATCCGGACTTCATACCGACGCTGTTCGTGTATACAGACCAGTTCAGAAAGAAGGACGCGGTCGACCGCCATGTtcgtaccgcggcgcgttccaagaGGAAAACAGGCGCTCCACCAACAGCAG GTACAGAGGTTTCAGGTCAAGGAGGAACTTGTAAAGGTCTCAGTGATGGGGAACCAGACACGTCCTGTGTTCAGG GTGCAGACTCTTCATTCGACGAGGAAGGAGCAGCTGATGCACTCTTGCTGCTTGCAACATCCCCAATGCTCACTGAGCCACAGGAGGTCCTAGAGCCAACGCCCTTAAGCAGagaggagaacactgaccacctattaactgaaaatgtggcattacaacggaaagtcagggatctagaactgcaatgcagaaagctaaaacgctgcacgttttctgtggatactattcacaaatcgtcttttaagttttatacaggactgcaaagtaaggaacagtttgaagcactctttaagcacattgaaaaaaatgcagaacgcatggtttattgggatggaggaaaaacacaagcaaaggaaagacagctctCCAAGCGCGAAGAACTTTTCATGGTGCTGTATAGGCTCAGGACTGGTGTTTGTGCCAAGGAAGTGGCTCGAATCTTTGGAATTTCTCAGTCATGCCTTAGTCGCATCTTTTGTACATGGGTAATTTTTCTCGATAAAGAGCTCTCAGcattgacaaggtttcccacattagcagagatcaaaaggcacatgccaatggcattcagtgacttctcaaacactagagtcatccttgattgcacagaggtgagaatccaaagaccttcaaaactacaggcacagaggcatactttctcctcgtacaagcattataacacgttcaaagcacttgttggggtaacaccagatggctacgtttcatttgtgccagatttgtggggtgggcatgttagtgatagcgaagttgtCGAAAAATCGGGCCTACTGGGTTTATTAGATGCGGGGGACGGTGTGATGGTCGACAAAGGCTTTAGATTGGAGGGCGTTTTTCCACCATCTATTCAAATCCACATGCCACCATTTAAAATGGGGAACCAATTGTCAGCTAGTGACGTGATTGCCACCCGAAAAATAGCTGGCGCTAGGATCCATGTTGAGCGAGTCATAAGACGTatcaaagaatttcattttttagacaaaccactgccaatcaacatgctcgacattattgacagcatttttaggacttgcgcctttttgtgcaattttctacagccaatcatttcaatcaataatgagaacaagtag
- the LOC139059078 gene encoding uncharacterized protein isoform X2 has protein sequence MAAVSSISTLREALCDRHPDFIPTLFVYTDQFRKKDAVDRHVRTAARSKRKTGAPPTAGTEVSGQGGTCKGLSDGEPDTSCVQGADSSFDEEGAADALLLLATSPMLTEPQEVLEPTPLSREENTDHLLTENVALQRKVRDLELQCRKLKRCTFSVDTIHKSSFKFYTGLQSKEQFEALFKHIEKNAERMVYWDGGKTQAKERQLSKREELFMVLYRLRTGVCAKEVARIFGISQSCLSRIFCTWVIFLDKELSALTRFPTLAEIKRHMPMAFSDFSNTRVILDCTEVRIQRPSKLQAQRHTFSSYKHYNTFKALVGVTPDGYVSFVPDLWGGHVSDSEVVEKSGLLGLLDAGDGVMVDKGFRLEGVFPPSIQIHMPPFKMGNQLSASDVIATRKIAGARIHVERVIRRIKEFHFLDKPLPINMLDIIDSIFRTCAFLCNFLQPIISINNENK, from the exons atggcagccgtcagcagcatctcgactctgcgggaagcactttgtgacag ACATCCGGACTTCATACCGACGCTGTTCGTGTATACAGACCAGTTCAGAAAGAAGGACGCGGTCGACCGCCATGTtcgtaccgcggcgcgttccaagaGGAAAACAGGCGCTCCACCAACAGCAG GTACAGAGGTTTCAGGTCAAGGAGGAACTTGTAAAGGTCTCAGTGATGGGGAACCAGACACGTCCTGTGTTCAGG GTGCAGACTCTTCATTCGACGAGGAAGGAGCAGCTGATGCACTCTTGCTGCTTGCAACATCCCCAATGCTCACTGAGCCACAGGAGGTCCTAGAGCCAACGCCCTTAAGCAGagaggagaacactgaccacctattaactgaaaatgtggcattacaacggaaagtcagggatctagaactgcaatgcagaaagctaaaacgctgcacgttttctgtggatactattcacaaatcgtcttttaagttttatacaggactgcaaagtaaggaacagtttgaagcactctttaagcacattgaaaaaaatgcagaacgcatggtttattgggatggaggaaaaacacaagcaaaggaaagacagctctCCAAGCGCGAAGAACTTTTCATGGTGCTGTATAGGCTCAGGACTGGTGTTTGTGCCAAGGAAGTGGCTCGAATCTTTGGAATTTCTCAGTCATGCCTTAGTCGCATCTTTTGTACATGGGTAATTTTTCTCGATAAAGAGCTCTCAGcattgacaaggtttcccacattagcagagatcaaaaggcacatgccaatggcattcagtgacttctcaaacactagagtcatccttgattgcacagaggtgagaatccaaagaccttcaaaactacaggcacagaggcatactttctcctcgtacaagcattataacacgttcaaagcacttgttggggtaacaccagatggctacgtttcatttgtgccagatttgtggggtgggcatgttagtgatagcgaagttgtCGAAAAATCGGGCCTACTGGGTTTATTAGATGCGGGGGACGGTGTGATGGTCGACAAAGGCTTTAGATTGGAGGGCGTTTTTCCACCATCTATTCAAATCCACATGCCACCATTTAAAATGGGGAACCAATTGTCAGCTAGTGACGTGATTGCCACCCGAAAAATAGCTGGCGCTAGGATCCATGTTGAGCGAGTCATAAGACGTatcaaagaatttcattttttagacaaaccactgccaatcaacatgctcgacattattgacagcatttttaggacttgcgcctttttgtgcaattttctacagccaatcatttcaatcaataatgagaacaagtag